In the genome of Kitasatospora cathayae, one region contains:
- a CDS encoding ATP-dependent Clp protease ATP-binding subunit has translation MFERFTDRARRVVVLAQEEARMLNHNYIGTEHILLGLIHEGEGVAAKALESLGISLEAVRQQVEEIIGQGQQAPSGHIPFTPRAKKVLELSLREALQLGHNYIGTEHILLGLIREGEGVAAQVLVKLGADLNRVRQQVIQLLSGYQTSGGKESATAGGPAEGTPSTSLVLDQFGRNLTQAAREAKLDPVIGREKEIERVMQVLSRRTKNNPVLIGEPGVGKTAVVEGLAQAIVKGEVPETLKDKQLYTLDLGALVAGSRYRGDFEERLKKVLKEIRTRGDIILFIDELHTLVGAGAAEGAIDAASILKPMLARGELQTIGATTLDEYRKHLEKDAALERRFQPIQVAEPSLPHTIEILKGLRDRYEAHHRVSITDAALVAAATLADRYISDRFLPDKAIDLIDEAGSRMRIRRMTAPPDLREFDEKIADVRREKESAIDAQDFEKAASLRDDEKQLLQAKAKREKEWKAGDMDVVAEVNEELIAEVLATATGIPVFKLTEEETSRLLRMEDELHKRVIGQKDAIKALSQAIRRTRAGLKDPKRPGGSFIFAGPSGVGKTELSKTLAEFLFGDEDALIALDMSEFSEKHTVSRLFGSPPGYVGYEEGGQLTEKVRRKPFSVVLFDEVEKAHPDIFNSLLQILEDGRLTDSQGRVVDFKNTVIIMTTNLGTRDISKGFNLGFAATGDTQTGYERMKAKVGEELKQHFRPEFLNRVDDIVVFHQLSEDDIIQIVDLMIAKVDERLKDKDMGLELSVEAKKLLAKRGYDPILGARPLRRTIQREIEDHLSEKILFGELRAGHIVVVDVEGEGKDAKFTFRGEEKSAVADTPAAVASSGPDLTK, from the coding sequence ATGTTCGAGAGGTTCACCGACCGCGCGCGGCGGGTTGTCGTCCTGGCTCAGGAAGAAGCCCGGATGCTCAACCACAACTACATCGGCACCGAGCACATCCTCCTGGGTCTGATCCACGAGGGCGAGGGCGTCGCCGCCAAGGCCCTGGAGAGCCTCGGGATTTCCCTTGAGGCCGTGCGCCAGCAGGTCGAGGAGATCATCGGCCAGGGCCAGCAGGCCCCGTCCGGTCACATTCCCTTCACCCCCCGGGCGAAGAAGGTCCTGGAGCTGTCGCTCCGGGAGGCCCTGCAGCTCGGCCACAACTACATCGGCACCGAGCACATCCTGCTCGGCCTGATCCGCGAGGGCGAGGGCGTCGCCGCCCAGGTCCTGGTCAAGCTGGGTGCCGACCTCAACCGGGTGCGCCAGCAGGTCATCCAGCTGCTCTCCGGCTACCAGACCAGCGGCGGCAAGGAGTCGGCCACGGCCGGCGGGCCCGCCGAGGGCACCCCGTCGACCTCGCTGGTCCTGGACCAGTTCGGGCGCAACCTCACCCAGGCCGCCCGCGAGGCCAAGCTCGACCCGGTCATCGGGCGCGAGAAGGAGATCGAGCGGGTCATGCAGGTGCTGTCCCGCCGCACCAAGAACAACCCGGTCCTGATCGGTGAGCCCGGCGTCGGCAAGACCGCCGTGGTCGAGGGCCTGGCGCAGGCGATCGTCAAGGGCGAGGTCCCGGAGACGCTCAAGGACAAGCAGCTCTACACGCTGGACCTGGGCGCCCTGGTGGCCGGCTCGCGTTACCGCGGTGACTTCGAGGAGCGCCTGAAGAAGGTGCTCAAGGAGATCCGCACCCGCGGCGACATCATCCTGTTCATCGACGAGCTGCACACCCTGGTCGGCGCGGGCGCCGCCGAGGGCGCCATCGACGCCGCCAGCATCCTCAAGCCGATGCTGGCCCGCGGCGAGCTGCAGACCATCGGTGCCACCACCCTGGACGAGTACCGCAAGCACCTGGAGAAGGACGCCGCGCTGGAGCGCCGCTTCCAGCCGATCCAGGTCGCCGAGCCCTCGCTGCCGCACACCATCGAGATCCTCAAGGGTCTGCGCGACCGCTACGAGGCCCACCACCGGGTCTCCATCACGGACGCCGCCCTGGTCGCCGCCGCCACCCTGGCCGACCGGTACATCTCGGACCGCTTCCTGCCGGACAAGGCGATCGACCTGATCGACGAGGCCGGTTCCCGGATGCGCATCCGCCGGATGACCGCGCCGCCGGACCTGCGCGAGTTCGACGAGAAGATCGCCGACGTGCGCCGCGAGAAGGAGAGCGCGATCGACGCGCAGGACTTCGAGAAGGCCGCGTCCCTGCGCGACGACGAGAAGCAGCTCCTGCAGGCCAAGGCCAAGCGCGAGAAGGAGTGGAAGGCCGGCGACATGGACGTCGTCGCGGAGGTCAACGAGGAGCTCATCGCCGAGGTCCTGGCCACCGCCACCGGCATCCCGGTCTTCAAGCTGACCGAGGAGGAGACCTCCCGGCTGCTGCGCATGGAGGACGAGCTGCACAAGCGCGTCATCGGCCAGAAGGACGCCATCAAGGCGCTCTCCCAGGCCATCCGGCGCACCCGGGCGGGCCTCAAGGACCCGAAGCGCCCCGGCGGTTCGTTCATCTTCGCCGGCCCGTCCGGCGTCGGTAAGACCGAGCTGTCCAAGACGCTCGCCGAGTTCCTCTTCGGCGACGAGGACGCGCTGATCGCGCTCGACATGTCCGAGTTCTCCGAGAAGCACACCGTCTCCCGGCTGTTCGGCTCCCCGCCCGGGTACGTGGGCTACGAGGAGGGCGGCCAGCTGACCGAGAAGGTCCGCCGCAAGCCGTTCTCGGTCGTCCTCTTCGACGAGGTCGAGAAGGCCCACCCGGACATCTTCAACTCGCTGCTGCAGATCCTGGAGGACGGTCGACTGACCGACTCCCAGGGCCGCGTGGTCGACTTCAAGAACACCGTCATCATCATGACGACCAACCTCGGCACCCGGGACATCTCCAAGGGCTTCAACCTGGGCTTCGCGGCCACGGGTGACACCCAGACCGGGTACGAGCGGATGAAGGCGAAGGTCGGCGAGGAGCTCAAGCAGCACTTCCGCCCCGAGTTCCTGAACCGCGTCGACGACATCGTGGTGTTCCACCAGCTGTCCGAGGACGACATCATCCAGATCGTCGACCTGATGATCGCCAAGGTGGACGAGCGGCTCAAGGACAAGGACATGGGCCTGGAGCTCAGCGTCGAGGCCAAGAAGCTGCTGGCCAAGCGCGGCTACGACCCGATCCTGGGTGCCCGTCCGCTGCGCCGCACCATCCAGCGCGAGATCGAGGACCACCTCTCCGAGAAGATCCTCTTCGGCGAGCTGCGGGCCGGCCACATCGTGGTCGTCGACGTGGAGGGCGAGGGCAAGGACGCCAAGTTCACCTTCCGCGGCGAGGAGAAGTCGGCCGTCGCGGACACCCCGGCCGCGGTCGCCTCGTCCGGTCCGGACCTGACGAAGTAG
- a CDS encoding BlaI/MecI/CopY family transcriptional regulator, with product MVRQLGELENAIMTRVWRWNRPVTVREVLLDLQSEREIAYTTVMTVLDKLHRKGWLRRERAGRAYRYEPVSSREAYTAALMNDAWATSDNPAAALVHFFGLMSPEQREALRDALRVAALFPSDPATDPTDADSAGDGPDSGGSDTGGADTGETAPGPTR from the coding sequence ATGGTCCGGCAACTCGGCGAACTTGAGAACGCCATCATGACCCGGGTGTGGCGGTGGAACCGACCGGTGACGGTTCGCGAGGTTCTCCTGGATCTGCAGTCGGAACGCGAAATCGCGTACACCACCGTGATGACCGTCCTGGACAAGCTGCACAGAAAGGGCTGGTTGCGCCGCGAGCGGGCCGGCCGGGCCTATCGATATGAACCGGTCTCCTCGCGCGAGGCGTACACGGCGGCCCTGATGAACGACGCCTGGGCCACCAGTGACAATCCCGCGGCGGCCCTGGTGCACTTCTTCGGCCTGATGTCCCCGGAGCAACGCGAGGCCCTCCGGGACGCGTTGCGGGTGGCGGCGTTGTTCCCGTCCGATCCGGCGACGGATCCGACCGACGCGGATTCCGCCGGGGACGGCCCCGATAGCGGCGGCTCCGATACCGGCGGAGCGGATACCGGGGAGACCGCGCCTGGTCCGACGCGATAA
- a CDS encoding amino-acid N-acetyltransferase: MEVTIRRARTTDVRAVRGLIDAYSRDGILLDKPTVTLFESVQEFWVAERDDNGAVVACGALHVMWEDLAEVRTLAVDPSCRGFGIGHLLLEKLVQTARWLGVRRIFCLTFEVPFFAKHGFVEIGEVQEADDGTTDPAAIATDVYEELLRSYDEGVAEFLDLERVKPNTLGNSRMLLHL, encoded by the coding sequence ATGGAGGTCACCATCCGCCGCGCGCGGACCACGGACGTACGGGCCGTACGCGGGCTCATCGACGCCTACTCGCGCGACGGCATTCTGCTCGACAAGCCCACGGTCACACTGTTCGAATCCGTCCAGGAGTTCTGGGTCGCGGAACGCGACGACAACGGCGCGGTGGTGGCCTGCGGCGCCCTGCACGTGATGTGGGAGGACCTCGCCGAGGTCCGCACGCTCGCGGTCGATCCGTCCTGCCGGGGCTTCGGGATCGGGCACCTGCTGTTGGAGAAGCTGGTGCAGACGGCCCGCTGGCTGGGCGTCCGTCGGATTTTCTGCCTGACGTTCGAGGTGCCGTTCTTCGCGAAACACGGTTTCGTCGAGATCGGGGAGGTTCAGGAAGCCGATGATGGTACGACAGACCCGGCGGCGATCGCTACGGATGTCTATGAAGAACTCCTCCGCTCGTACGATGAAGGTGTCGCCGAGTTCCTTGACCTCGAGCGGGTGAAGCCCAACACACTGGGCAACTCGCGCATGCTGCTGCACCTCTGA
- a CDS encoding histone-like nucleoid-structuring protein Lsr2 produces the protein MAQRVQVILEDDLDGGSADETVTFALDGVAYEIDLKSANADKLRGLLAPYVEKGRKQSGRLAGSRRPGRGAAARPSGSAPDTAKIRAWAKEQGMDVNDRGRVPSTVREAYDKANAS, from the coding sequence GTGGCACAGAGGGTGCAGGTCATTCTTGAAGACGATCTCGATGGCGGTTCGGCGGACGAGACGGTGACGTTCGCGCTCGACGGCGTTGCCTACGAGATCGACCTGAAGAGCGCCAACGCGGACAAGCTGCGCGGTCTGCTGGCGCCCTACGTGGAGAAGGGCCGCAAGCAGAGCGGCCGGCTCGCCGGCTCCCGCCGTCCGGGCCGCGGCGCGGCGGCGCGGCCGTCCGGCAGCGCTCCCGACACCGCGAAGATCCGCGCGTGGGCCAAGGAGCAGGGCATGGACGTCAACGACCGCGGTCGGGTGCCGAGCACCGTCCGCGAGGCCTACGACAAGGCCAACGCGTCCTGA